GGCGGCACTGCCAACTGCTCAGTGGTGGTTTCAGACAAGCGGATCGGTACCCCGGTAGTCAACAATCCGAACGTACTGGTGGCTTTGAACAGACCGTCTCTTGAAAAATTCGAGGCAGCGATGAAAAAGGACGGAGTGCTGCTGATCAATAAAACCCTGATTGAGATCCCTCACAAACGCAGCGATATCAATGCGTTTTATCTCGAAGTCACCGGAATCGCCAGCAGCCTCGGCAATGTGAAACTCGCCAATGTTGTAGCTCTCGGCGGACTGCTCAAGAAAGTACCGATCGTTAAGAAAGAGACAGTGATCGAAGCCCTTGAAAAAGAGCTTTCAGGGAAGAAGGCTGATCTTCTGCAGTTGAACATCAAAGCGCTCAACGCTGGAGAAGAAGCGGCAAAATAACAAATTACAGGTACGAGGTACGGGGTGCGAGGTACGGGGTGCGAGGTACGGGGTGCGAGGTACGGGGTAAGAGGTATGGAAACGGATCTTCGGCTCCACTCCGAACCCCGAACCACGGACAACGAAACTCGTCCCCGAGTCCCGGACCCCGAACCTCGAACCACGAACCTGAGTTGTTGCTAAAATGAACTACCAAATTATCCTGAAAGCCTTTTTACTATTGTTACTGCTTGTTTCCAACCTGGCTTTTTCCAATGCAATTGAACCTTCAAGACCCAAAGAATGGTCTATCTTCATCTATATGGCAGTGGAACAGGATCTGCAGAAAGGCGCTTTAGACGATCTGTCTGAGCTGAAATCGCTTGGTTCCAACCAGTCTGTGAATTTTGTGGTGCAAGTAGGGAATTGCAGGAATACAGCTCTCTCTGATCGTACTGGAGAAAATTCAGAATCAGACATTTTCAATGGCAGCCGGCGCTATTATATTGAAAAAGACAAAATGATTCTGCTTCAGAACCTTGGCAACTCCTCCAACCCTGCAGCTCCTGAAGTGCTCTCGAATTTTCTGGCCTGGGGATTGAAGAATTATCCAGCCCGCAGGAACATGCTGATCATCTGGAGCCATGGTGACGGTATTTTAGGCGTGAATTTCAAACCACTCAAAAGCTCGGCCAGGCAGATTACAGAAACTGTTGAAACCCTGACCGTACCGGAACTGAGGAAAGTCCTGGAAAAAACCGGTGGATTCGATGTTGTTGGCTTCGACGCCTGCCTGATGAGCAACATTGAAACAGCTTATGAATTGAGCCATGTGACCAGATACATGTTCGCATCAGAAGAAAACATCCCTGGCCCTGGCTTGCCGTATTCCAAGATTTTCGACATTCTGGAAAGCAAACCTGCCATCAGGACAGAAGATCTGCTGGCCAGACTCACCGAGCAATTCGTGAATTTTTATCAAAGCGACTCTCAGTTTCAGGTGCTGGCAAACGATGTTACCATGGCGGCTGTGGATTGTGCTAAAATCGAGCCTTTGATCCGCGATTTAGACGCTTTTTCATTGACTCTTTTAAAATCCGAACCTGATTTCAAAAGATTCATTTCAGCCCAGGATGAAGTGCAGAAATTCAACCTGATGGATTTCGTAGATCTCTCTGATCTGCTTGCCAGATGTCCGGATAGATCCGGAAAAATGAGGGAAGAGCTCCTGAACTGCGTGATCAGCGAAAATCATTCCGGCGACAGGGTCAAGAATGCCCATGGCCTCTCGATCTATGTCTCATTGATGGTTCCGGATCTGGCATATGAGCAGACCATGTTCGGCCGGGATACACACTGGCTGGCAGTTCTTCTGGAAAAAAGCAATTTCGACAGCTATTACCGGAATCTTTTATCGCAGTTGAAGAAAACCGCCCAGGAATATCTCCCGCTGTCTTCCCATACCAGGGAAGCCCGCGAAATCCTGGACAAATTCAATAAAAATGAAGAAGAGGTATTCAGCATGATCACCTCCTGGATTGTCAGGATGCAGTCATATGCCAAGCTGAACATTTACCTGCTTTTCCTGGACAGCTTGAATCAGCAGGAGCGGAATCTTTTTCAACCCCTCTCCCGGCGACTTTGCAGAACTCTCAACAACCTTGATTCCGACAATGCCTCCAACAGTGATTTCAATAAGCTTCTGCTGAGAACCAGAATGTCGGAGCTTGAAAAATTTTTATAGGCAGAAAAACCTTTTCACTGCTTATTTTGTCAGGGGTGATACTTCTTCTTGTCTGGCGGTTGCCGGAACTGAAAAGCAACCTGGCAGAAAGATGCTGCCGCCGGAATCTGGTTGAACTGAACCAAACCCTGGAGAAACACCTCTTTGTAAGGGCGAACAGCCGTTCGTCCCTACAATCGGATGCTTCATTGTCATCTCTGGAAATTGTGACTATCCGCTCGCTCGAAGACGGTAAAATTCTCTGCTGCCCGAGTTGCGGAACTTATCGTGTCGTTGGAACAGGAGAGATTTTTCAGGTTGAATGCATGATTCACGGGATCTTGACAAATAAATAAGTAAAGGTTCGAGGTTCGTGGGACGAGGTCCGAGGGCGGAATTCCGACTCCCTTCCTAACCCCACACCTCGAACCCCGAGCCTCGAGCCACAAACTCTTGATGATTCTATTAGTCGTTTTTATCGTTTGCAGTGATTCCGAGCTTCTCCCTGACTTCCTTCATCAATTCCTTGCGCTCTTCAGGCTGAAGTTTGCCGTCGTTATTGCTATCGTATTTTTTTACCAGTTCCTCTCTGTCCTTTTTCATAACATCCTTTTCCTCAGGATCCAGTTTCCCGTTGTGATTGAGATCGTATGTCTTCAGCGCATACTCCTTCAATTTCCCGATAGCCTTGTTGTCTCCACCATTCACAATCTGGCGGATCCTGGACAATGCTTCTCCCATCTTGCGGACCACAGGCTGGCAGGCTTGAAATTCTTCCCTGGAGAGAACACCATCGTGATTTGTGTCCAGCTTGTCAAAGGAAAACATCTGCTGCAGCTTACCTTTCTCATCATTGTTTCCGGACTTGGAATTCAGAACCGAATCGCCTTCCCCTTTAACAGCAGCGGAAATGGCAAGCGCTGATACCAGCACCAGCGCAGCAGCCAGTACAATTCGACTTGTTTTCATAAGACCCTCCTTGGATTATCGATAGAACGGATAATCGCAAATCCCGTGCCAAACAGGATGGAAAAGAGAGAAACAGCCTGGTTGATTGTTTTGCAGAAACCAAACTGAAAATCTATTAAAATTTAGCGGGCTGCTGCTGTCCGAATTCTGACATAACCGTCGAATTTCTGACAGAATTGAAATACTGATCAGCTTCTGACTTTTTTAACTATCTGTTCGATGATTCTGGGATCCTTTTTACCTATGAAAAGCTCAGCCCCGCTGTTGATCCGAACTGCGTATGGGGAAAGCTTAAGCACTTCGGCCAGGTTCGCCTGATCGATTTTCCCAGACACCATGCTCCTCGGATACTTGGATAATGCGGAAGCCGCTTCTTTCCAGAGGTGGAAGCGTTTACCGTCGTTTTTCATTCTATAATAGAAGTTGAAATCAGGAAAAACATCGGCTGCTACAGTGACACAGGATTCAGATTCAGGTGATCCTGCCGGTTTCAGACGGATTACCCTGATCATTCTGGCGTTCACTCTGCGGACATAGTCACTGTTCTCGGAACCCAGCATCCGTACCGCTGAGAGCCTGCAGATACGCTGGATGGTTTTCAGGCGCTCGAGCGGCAGGTCGTTGAATTCACCGATGAGCGTAATTAAAGGCGGAAGTGCATTGCAGATCTCCGCGGCTTTTTCCAGGGTCAGCTGCCTTGGATCATCATAAAAGATCAGGCTGATCGCATCCACCCCAATCGAAACGCAGGTTTCAGCGTCTTTCAGATTGGTGATTCCAGCTATCACCAGCCTGGGCGCTATGGTCGACATCTGCCTGTCCAAAGAAAATTCTCCATCACCAATTTATTTTACCCGAATCTTCTTTCCCTGTCCACGGTCCGGTCATTCCCAGATAAATTTTCCGCTCCCGGCAGCTTCCAGGCAATACCCGCAATCAAAATAGCGCTCCCTGGTCGATCCTATGGCACGCCTGAAGCTTTTTCTGATACTCTTCAATTCTGACGAACTGGAAAGTTCCAGAATTCCTCCACCAGAACCGCAGCATTGCACTCCGGCAGCTCCGGTAAATTTATTCGAAAATCCCAGCCCCTGTGCCAGGCAGGAGAAGAACACATTTTCTTTTGTCTGAAAATTCATGACTTCGAGATAGTACCTGACTTCAAAGTCCAGTTCATGTCGCAGCATTTTCCAGAATCCATAGCAATGAGGACAGGCGAATACAATCATCTTGAATGCCGAGAAATAGTTTCGCAGCTCTTCAATTTTCTCCACCGGGTCCTGCCCGGTCAGGAAGTGCGGCCAGCCGCAACAGTTCAGTTCATCGATCTGATAATGTAAGTCTGCCAAAGCGTTGAACAGCTTTTTTTTCCGTTTCTCAGGCAGATCCGAGATCCTGCAGCCGAGAAATAAAAGCGTCTCGGATCCGCATTCATGCGGATCAAAAGGCTTAGATAACGCAGAGCTGAAAAACCTTGACTTCTTCGAAAATACAGGCAGTTTTTCCAGAAGTTTTTTCCTGATCTGAATCCCGGGCGGGCAGGTTTTTTCGCATTTCCCACATAATGTGCAGAGCTGGGGATTGAAACCGTTTTCTATCAGCTTCAGCATCCCCCGGGGAGAATGGCGCTCTATAGGAAAAAGCTTGTAAACCGGGCAGTTTTCAGCACAAAGATTACATTTCAGGCAGTTAGAAGGATTTATTTTCATTTCTTTCCCCATTGCTTACCAGCCGATTGTCTTGAAAGTGATCGGTGAATGGTGAAAAGTGATTGGTCAGAAAAGATAATGCCATTCCTATCTCCCACTTCCCATTCCCCATTCACTATTCACTATTCACTATTCACTTATAATCTTCCCCGGATTGAATATCCCCTGCGGGTCAAATATTGCTTTCACTTCCTTCATCAAGTTGACAGCATCTTTCCCCAGGTTTTTCTTCAGAAAACCCCGCCGTTCGATGCCGATTCCATGTTCGCCCGAAACAGCTCCGCCAAGATCCAGAGCGATTGCATGCAGTTTTGCAAAAAGGAGCTTTGTTTCTGTGACTTCCGACTTATCGTCAGGAGAGAACAGAACATTGGGATGAAGGTTGCCGTCCCCGATGTGCCCGAAAAGAACGAACTGCACCTTGAATCTGGAATGCAGCTTTTCCACTTTCGAGACAAAATCCTGAAGACGGGCTCTGGGTACGACCAGGTCTCCGCCAAGTACGCCTGGTCTGAGATTGGCGAAGGCAGACATCAGCCCCTTGCGCCAGCGCAGGAACTCGTTTCCATTGTCTGTGCTTTCCGTAAAATCCAGGCGATTTTTTCCTGCAAATTTTCTCACCATATTCCAGGCTCCGTCGATTTTTTCCACGCTTCTGCCGTCCAGTTGAATCAGCACAGCATATGGATTGTCTCTCTTCCAGTTCGCTTTTTCCCGCAACTCAACAGCTTTCTGGCATGTCTGGTCCATAAATTCCAGGATGGCAGGAGTGATTCCCCGGCCTGGTAAGAACTTGAAGCCGAATTCAGTAAGCAGCTTCAAATCCCTGAATCCAAGATAAGCGGTCCTGAATGCCAAAGGCGCTGGAATCACCCTGAGAGTGATTTCTGAAATCAGCCCGAGCGTCCCCTCGGCTCCGCAGAACAGCTGATGCAGCGGATATCCGAGCGCGTAGCGCAGGTTTTTCGTGCCAAGTATAATTTCCCTGCCTTGATGATTGATGTATTTCAGGCCGAGCAGATAACTCCTGGTTGTACCGTATTTCAGGGATCTGATACCGCCTGCATTGGTGGAAAGATTGCCCCCGATGGTGCAGACTGAGGCTGAAGCCGGATCAGGCGGGTAATAAAATCCAGATTCAAGGCAGAATTTCTTGAGTTCACCTGTAATCACGCCGGGTTGAACTGTGACCATCATGTTTTCAGGGGAAAATTCCAGAATTTTCCGCATCTTTTCGAATGATACAACGATCCCAGGTTTAACGGCGAGCGGCGAGCCGGTCATGGCAGTCCCTGCTCCCCTCGGATAAACCGGCAGGCTCTGTTTTGAGCAGTATTTAACGATCTTTGAAAGATCGGAAGACGATTCCGGCCAGCAGACTGCCAGCGGTTTAGATTCATGTGGGGAAGCGTCGTAGCTGTAAAGAAGCCTGTCTGAATCCAAGCTCGAAAAATCGATCTTCAATCGTGAAAAATCTTCAAAGAGCTTCATCCCAGTAATGCCAGCAACACACCGGCTGCCACAGCTGTGCCGATCACGCCGGCCACATTCGGACCCATCGCGTGCATCAGGAGGAAATTCTGGGGATTTTCACTCTGTCCCACTTTCTGGGCTACCCGCGCAGCCATGGGAACTGCGGAGACCCCTGCTGCGCCGATCAGGGGATTGATCCTGTCCTTACTGACCAGATTCATGAATTTCCCGAGCAGCACCCCTCCGGCTGTCGCGAAACTGAAGGCTATTGCACCCAGTATGAGGATTTTGATGGTGGCGAGGTTGAGGAAAGTTTCAGCCCGCATCGTGGTACCGACTGCAGTACCCAGAAAAATCGTCACGACATTCATCAGCTGATTTCTGGCCGTGTCAGCCAGTCGCTCCACGCAACCGACTTCGCGCATCAGGTTTCCTAACATCAGCATGGCTACCAGAGCGGAAACTGCAGGAACAATATAAAGACAGGTAATGCAGACCACTATCGGGAACAGGATCCGCTCACGCCGCGACACTTCTCGCAGCGGAGTCATCACTATCATCCGCTCGCGCCTGGTGGTCAGAAGCCTCATGATCGGCGGCTGGATCAACGGTACCAGCGCCATATATGAATATGCTGCCACTGCGATCGGGCCGAGCAGGTGAGGAGCGAGCTTGGCTGTAGTATAAATTGCGGTCGGTCCGTCGGCTCCTCCGATGATGCCGATGGAAGCTGCTTCCTGTGGCGTGAATCCCAGGAACATCGCGCCGATCAGTGTGATGAAAATGCCGAGCTGAGCTGCGGCACCCAGCAGGAATGTCTTGGGATTTGCAATCAACGGGCCGAAATCAGTCATTGCGCCGATCCCGAGAAATATCAGAGGCGGGAAAATCTCCAGTTTTACACCGTGGTAAATGTAATAGAAAAGACCATAAGTCTCGCCAGGGCCGGGATAGATTTCATCAGAATAGACTTCTTCAATCAGGAGCCTGTTCAGACGGAAGCGTTTTTCTTCAGTCAGATTCGTACGCGCCAGCTTCAGGGTTTCAGAAGAAATTCTGTAATTCTTAAATACATCCTCATTAAAAAAGGACTGGCCGTTCATGAGATTATTGAGCTCAGTCAGCAGATCAGACTCGAACTTTGAATCCAGTTTTCCAACCGTATAATCAGTAAGTTTTTTCTGCATGTCTGCAGAAAGATGTTCCTTCAGATAAATGGAAAACGGATCGTTCTGACTGTTCAGTCTGCTTACAAAGGCTGCGGAATTTTTCAGGTCCGATCGATAGAAATATCCGTCATACATGAGATTGTTATTCGGTATATTGGCAATCAGGGCGCCGAATCCGATCGGCATCAGAAGCAGAGGCTCAAAATCGCGGGCTACAGCGAGATAGATCAGCAGAATCCCTACTCCAAGCATCAGAAGCTGGTCCGGGGTAGAATGGAAAAATCCGGTCTGCCTGATGATCTCACCCAGATATCTAAGAATTTCCATTATTCCAGTTCCACGAGAGACTGGCCGAATTCCACTTTCTGGCCTTTTTCACAGAGCACCTTCTTCACGCGCCCGGCTTTGTGCGAATAGAGATTCGTATTCATTTTCATGGCCTCGATCACAACAGCCAGCTGGTTTTCAGTGATGCTCTGCCCTTCCGTGACTTTGACCTCGATGATAGTGCCTGCGAGCGGGCTCTTGATGGAAGTTTCCAATGCGTCAGCCACTATTTTCTGCGATTTTTCAAATGATCTGGCCAGATTCTGCGAGGATTCCTCAACCACTCTCTTCACAACGGCATTTTTCCCCTTATCCTCCAGGATTTCCACTTCCACTTCATATGTCTTGCCTTCAACAGTGATCCTTAGTCTCTTCATTTATCGCGTCCTTTCGAAATATTCTGATTCATGAGTTCCACTTTTCCCTCGAATGACCACAACGTGTTGAACTGTCTCCTCTCCTTGACCAGCACTATTTTTTTCAGTTCAAAGCTCTCGTCCAGAACTGCAGTAGCCGCTGCAGCGATCACTGCGATCAACCGCCTCTCTTCTTCTGTCGATGGTCCTGAGCCTGGAAAAAGCTGTCCGGGTTTCTGGAGATAGGAAAAAAGGTGGATCACGAAAGCGAGCAGACAGAGTGCCACGAAAACCACACCCATTCCCAGCAGTGTCAGTTCCAGCCCGAAAAGCAGATTGGTCATCATACGGGCATCACCCCGTTTTTCTTGTAGGGATGTGAAACGCGCTTACTGGAAATGTTTTCAAGTGTCAAAGCCAGTAACTTTCTGGTATCGCGGGGAAAGATCACGTCATCCACAAAATTGTAGCCTGCCGCGATATAGGGATTGGCGAAAGCCTTGCGGTATTCCTCGATCTTCTGGTTGCGGCATTCCTCAGGTTTTTTCGCTTCCCTGATCTCGCGGGAAAACACGATATTGGCGGCTCCTTCCGCACCCATCACTGCGATCTCGGCAGTAGGCCAGGCGAAGACTGCGTCTGCTCCAAGGTCGCGGCTGCACATGGCGAGATAGGCTCCACCATATGCCTTGCGGATAATCAGTGTGATCTTGGGCACAGTGGCATGGGAATAGGAGTATAGCATTTTTGCGCCGTGCCGGATGATGCCTCCATATTCCTGCTCGATCCCTGGCAGGAATCCCGGAACATCCACCAGATTTATCAAGGGAATGTTGAAGGCATTGCAGAAATTGATGAAGCGGGCGGCTTTGTCTGACGCGTTGATATCGAGCACTCCAGCCAGGAACAGGGGCTGATTGGCGACAATGCCTACCGACCGTCCCGCGATTCTCGCGAATCCGATCAGCATGTTCTTGGCGAAACCGCTCTGCACTTCCAGGAAGCTGTCCTGATCGGTCAGGCGGCTGATCAGCTGCAACATGTCATAAGATTCTTTTGGGTTTTCAGGTACTATCCCGTCCAGAGCAGGCAGTTCGTCCAGCTCGAAATCCTCTTTCAAAAGCGGCGGTTCCTCAAGATTATTGGAAGGAAAATAGGTAAGCAGACGTTTAGCTGTTTCCATCGCATCCTGGTCGTCTTCCGCCGCGAAGTGAGCGACTCCTGAATGAGCCATGTGGGCTGCATATCCGCCGAGGTCTTCAGGGCTGACATCCTGCCCTGTGACAGCTTTGATTACATTCGGGCCTGTAATGAACATCTTGGCACTGTTCTTAACCATGATGATGAAATCAGAAAGAGCCGGCGAATAGACTGCTCCGCCTGCGCAGGGTCCTGCGATAATGGAAATCTGTGGCACTACGCCCGAGAGCTGTGTGTTCAGGTAGAAAATCCTGCCGTATCCTGATAAGGACATCACCCCTTCCTGAATCCTGGCGCCACCCGAATCATTGATGCCGATGAAAGGGGCTCCATACTTGAGGGACGCTTCCATGGCCTTGCAGATCTTGTCTGCATGCATTTCTCCCACAGAGCCGCCGGATGAGGTGAAATCCTGGGAAAAGGCGAAGACCAGCTTGCCTCCAACAGACCCTGATCCTGTAATCACTCCGTCTGCAGGGATCTCCTTGTTGCCGAGGTCGAACTGAGTGCAGCGGTGATGAGCGAACTGGTAGTTTTCGATAAAGGTCTGCTTGTCGAAGAGAAGCTCCAGCCGCTCCCTGGCAGTGAGCTTGCCCTTTTCGTGCTGCTTGCCCGCATTGGCAGCTTCCTGCTTCTGGATGGCCGCTTTTTTCTCTCTCAGTTCAGTGATTTTATCCAAGTTGTTACCCCATAAAACTGCGATTATGCATTAGCGGAATCAATAAAATTTTAGCGGAAAACAAGATTAGATGCAATTCTAATCACAACTTGCATTTGGAGAAATTTGGTCCTGTCAATTTATTCTTCAATTCGACCTCTATCACACGAAGTTATTCGATATTCTGTGGTCGAACAACATAAAGTCGTTTGACTATTGTGATGTTTGATGCAATAGTTCTAAAAAATATTCACCCAAGCACGCGATCCGCACATCCATGTCGGATTACAGGAAAGAAGACTGGCTGACCAATGTTCCGCTTTATGCCATAAATATTCTGCCGGATCTGCTGTAAACAGAGGTGGTCAACCTATTTCGTTTATCCAATTTAATTCGCAAAATTAGGTCCCAGTTTATTGATTTTCAGGTTGAGCAAGAAAATGCACTTTCACTACTCTGCTCACAGTCACAGTGTTTTCCGTATACCTTGCGGTGCCCTCAACTGTACCTCCCTCGTTTCCAAATGGAGAGTTGATAGAATAGACCCCAGGTATACCTCCCACCGTCCAGGTCAAGTTACCCGGCGCAAAACTTCCGTCATTGTACTGGACTTCGCCTGTGGAAGGCAGTTGGTAAACAGTGGCTTCAGTGGTAGCTTCAGTGGTGGAAAGCCCGATGTCTACTGGAGTATTGAGGGCTGTATCATAGGAATACCAGGCGTCGTTGTAATACTTGGCTCCATATCCGTCGATCACCCAGATCCTGTTGTTGTAAACCAGGTTGGTGTGTCCGTATCTTGCTGCCCAGCCGTCACTGGCTGTAGCCTGGGTCCAGCTCACACCGTCTGATGAATACCAGATATCGTTTAAACCACTGCCATTGCATCCGCCCCTCACCCATAGCTTATTATCAAAGACCAGGCTGGTGTGCCAATATCTTGCAGACCAGCCGGCACTGCCTGGAGCCTGGGTCCAGCTCACACCGTCAACTGAATACCAGACGTCGTTTTTATATGACGGGGTCTGATCAAGCCCGCCTATCACCCACATTTTATTGTCAAATACCACACTAGTGTGATTACGTCGTGGGGAAAATCCATTCCCGTCATTGGCTTTGACCTGGGTCCAGTTCACTTCATCCGAGGAGCACCAGACATCATTATTATAGTTGCCGCTGTTGTCACCTCCTCCGATCACCCACATCTTGTTGTCATAAACCAGGCTGGTATGTCCAAATCTTGCACTCCAGCCTGCATTGGAGGTGGCAGAAGTCCAGTCAGCACCGTCGGTGGAATACCAGACGTCGTTTTTATCGCTGCCGGTACTCATCCTGGCTCCCCCGATCACCCACATCTTGTTGTTAAAAACCAGGCTGGTGTGGCGAATTCTTGCAGTCCAGCCCGCACTGGCTGTAGCCTGAGTCCAGTG
The nucleotide sequence above comes from Candidatus Wallbacteria bacterium. Encoded proteins:
- a CDS encoding acyl-CoA carboxylase subunit beta → MDKITELREKKAAIQKQEAANAGKQHEKGKLTARERLELLFDKQTFIENYQFAHHRCTQFDLGNKEIPADGVITGSGSVGGKLVFAFSQDFTSSGGSVGEMHADKICKAMEASLKYGAPFIGINDSGGARIQEGVMSLSGYGRIFYLNTQLSGVVPQISIIAGPCAGGAVYSPALSDFIIMVKNSAKMFITGPNVIKAVTGQDVSPEDLGGYAAHMAHSGVAHFAAEDDQDAMETAKRLLTYFPSNNLEEPPLLKEDFELDELPALDGIVPENPKESYDMLQLISRLTDQDSFLEVQSGFAKNMLIGFARIAGRSVGIVANQPLFLAGVLDINASDKAARFINFCNAFNIPLINLVDVPGFLPGIEQEYGGIIRHGAKMLYSYSHATVPKITLIIRKAYGGAYLAMCSRDLGADAVFAWPTAEIAVMGAEGAANIVFSREIREAKKPEECRNQKIEEYRKAFANPYIAAGYNFVDDVIFPRDTRKLLALTLENISSKRVSHPYKKNGVMPV
- a CDS encoding sodium ion-translocating decarboxylase subunit beta, which codes for MLGVGILLIYLAVARDFEPLLLMPIGFGALIANIPNNNLMYDGYFYRSDLKNSAAFVSRLNSQNDPFSIYLKEHLSADMQKKLTDYTVGKLDSKFESDLLTELNNLMNGQSFFNEDVFKNYRISSETLKLARTNLTEEKRFRLNRLLIEEVYSDEIYPGPGETYGLFYYIYHGVKLEIFPPLIFLGIGAMTDFGPLIANPKTFLLGAAAQLGIFITLIGAMFLGFTPQEAASIGIIGGADGPTAIYTTAKLAPHLLGPIAVAAYSYMALVPLIQPPIMRLLTTRRERMIVMTPLREVSRRERILFPIVVCITCLYIVPAVSALVAMLMLGNLMREVGCVERLADTARNQLMNVVTIFLGTAVGTTMRAETFLNLATIKILILGAIAFSFATAGGVLLGKFMNLVSKDRINPLIGAAGVSAVPMAARVAQKVGQSENPQNFLLMHAMGPNVAGVIGTAVAAGVLLALLG
- a CDS encoding FAD-binding oxidoreductase, giving the protein MKLFEDFSRLKIDFSSLDSDRLLYSYDASPHESKPLAVCWPESSSDLSKIVKYCSKQSLPVYPRGAGTAMTGSPLAVKPGIVVSFEKMRKILEFSPENMMVTVQPGVITGELKKFCLESGFYYPPDPASASVCTIGGNLSTNAGGIRSLKYGTTRSYLLGLKYINHQGREIILGTKNLRYALGYPLHQLFCGAEGTLGLISEITLRVIPAPLAFRTAYLGFRDLKLLTEFGFKFLPGRGITPAILEFMDQTCQKAVELREKANWKRDNPYAVLIQLDGRSVEKIDGAWNMVRKFAGKNRLDFTESTDNGNEFLRWRKGLMSAFANLRPGVLGGDLVVPRARLQDFVSKVEKLHSRFKVQFVLFGHIGDGNLHPNVLFSPDDKSEVTETKLLFAKLHAIALDLGGAVSGEHGIGIERRGFLKKNLGKDAVNLMKEVKAIFDPQGIFNPGKIISE
- a CDS encoding 2-oxoacid:acceptor oxidoreductase family protein; this encodes MTYEIICAGFGGQGVLFLGKMIAYAGMLEGKEVSWIPSYGPEMRGGTANCSVVVSDKRIGTPVVNNPNVLVALNRPSLEKFEAAMKKDGVLLINKTLIEIPHKRSDINAFYLEVTGIASSLGNVKLANVVALGGLLKKVPIVKKETVIEALEKELSGKKADLLQLNIKALNAGEEAAK
- a CDS encoding OadG family protein, with product MMTNLLFGLELTLLGMGVVFVALCLLAFVIHLFSYLQKPGQLFPGSGPSTEEERRLIAVIAAAATAVLDESFELKKIVLVKERRQFNTLWSFEGKVELMNQNISKGRDK
- a CDS encoding (Fe-S)-binding protein; its protein translation is MKINPSNCLKCNLCAENCPVYKLFPIERHSPRGMLKLIENGFNPQLCTLCGKCEKTCPPGIQIRKKLLEKLPVFSKKSRFFSSALSKPFDPHECGSETLLFLGCRISDLPEKRKKKLFNALADLHYQIDELNCCGWPHFLTGQDPVEKIEELRNYFSAFKMIVFACPHCYGFWKMLRHELDFEVRYYLEVMNFQTKENVFFSCLAQGLGFSNKFTGAAGVQCCGSGGGILELSSSSELKSIRKSFRRAIGSTRERYFDCGYCLEAAGSGKFIWE
- a CDS encoding acetyl-CoA carboxylase biotin carboxyl carrier protein subunit, with protein sequence MKRLRITVEGKTYEVEVEILEDKGKNAVVKRVVEESSQNLARSFEKSQKIVADALETSIKSPLAGTIIEVKVTEGQSITENQLAVVIEAMKMNTNLYSHKAGRVKKVLCEKGQKVEFGQSLVELE
- a CDS encoding clostripain-related cysteine peptidase; the encoded protein is MNYQIILKAFLLLLLLVSNLAFSNAIEPSRPKEWSIFIYMAVEQDLQKGALDDLSELKSLGSNQSVNFVVQVGNCRNTALSDRTGENSESDIFNGSRRYYIEKDKMILLQNLGNSSNPAAPEVLSNFLAWGLKNYPARRNMLIIWSHGDGILGVNFKPLKSSARQITETVETLTVPELRKVLEKTGGFDVVGFDACLMSNIETAYELSHVTRYMFASEENIPGPGLPYSKIFDILESKPAIRTEDLLARLTEQFVNFYQSDSQFQVLANDVTMAAVDCAKIEPLIRDLDAFSLTLLKSEPDFKRFISAQDEVQKFNLMDFVDLSDLLARCPDRSGKMREELLNCVISENHSGDRVKNAHGLSIYVSLMVPDLAYEQTMFGRDTHWLAVLLEKSNFDSYYRNLLSQLKKTAQEYLPLSSHTREAREILDKFNKNEEEVFSMITSWIVRMQSYAKLNIYLLFLDSLNQQERNLFQPLSRRLCRTLNNLDSDNASNSDFNKLLLRTRMSELEKFL